The DNA segment CATTTATGTGATTCCGCTATGAACAATCTTGAGCGATTCATAAAAATTCAATATGAAGAGCAACCATTTATCATTACGCCATATAATCAAGAACAATGGGTACTATTACAAGATTATGAAAATAGCTCAATTGAAGAAGTATTAAATCTATGGTGTAGCTTAAATAAACAAATCATACGTGTCATTGAGAAAATACCGAGTGAAAAACGTTCGTATTTGTGTGACATAGGTAATAAGCAAATTCGTACTTTTGAGTGGCTTATTGAAGATTACCTTGAACATATGGAGCATCACCTTAATAATCAAGTATTTGTTGATTAAAGTAAGGATGATTTTATATGTTATGACACGTGTTAATACGTAAAATAAAGTAGTTTTATTCGTTATATTCGTTATTTTTAACTAATATAAAAGGTGGTACAAATCAATTTAGATTGATTCGTACCACCTTTTTATTTATATACAGTATTAGAAAAGTGACAATTATAGACAAAATGATTGAAAAATTTTAAGTTTTTCAAGTATAATGAAAAAAGAATATTCTTAAAATTAATAAAATGAATGATTGTTCATTCATTAAAAGGAGAGGACTTGCTATGAATCTATGTGAACAATTCCATCTTGCAGCCGAAAAAAACCCGAATAAGGATGCATATGTATTTCAGGGGATGAAAGGTACTTATAAAGAGCTACAGCAACAAATTAATGCATTTGCTGCTTCTTTAATGGAAAGTGGGATTAAAAAGGGCGATCATATTGGTTTAATTTCTGCTAATACGCCTCAGTTTGTGATTAGTTTATATGGTGCTCTACAAGCTGGTGCAGTTGTGATACCAATTAACCCAATTTATACTGCCGAAGAAATTGGCTATATATTAAATAACGGAGATGCAAAAGCTGTTATTTCTATAGATAAGCTAATGCCGATGTTTGATAAGATAGATGCAAAGCTTCCTAATGTTGAGAATTACATAGTCCTTGAAACAGGGAAGATGGACTATAGTCAATTTTTGATTCGTGATAAAATGAAACCGTTTTCAATTTGCTTGCAGACAGTTGTTAATAGTGGGAGCTTTCCAAAGCTGAGCCAAGAAGATTTAGCAGTGATCTTGTATACATCTGGTACGACAGGAAAACCTAAAGGTGCGATGCTCACACATGGCAATGTATATAGTAATGCTATCGATGTAGCAGATTATTTATCTATTAATGAAAATGATACGGTTGTCAATGTTTTACCAATGTTTCATGTATTTTGCTTAACCGTTGCTCTAAACGCACCATTAATTAGTGGTGGAACATTATTAATTCTACCACGTTTTAGTCCAGAAGAAGTCTTTGCGACAGTGTTAGAAAATAAAGCAACTGTATTTGCTGGTGTTCCGACGATGTATAATTTCTTACTTCAATATGCGAAAAGCAGTGAAGCAGACTTCTCATCTATTCGTCTATGTATATCTGGCGGGGCTTCTATGCCAGTTGCCTTACTTAACAGCTTTGAACAAAAATTTGATGTACGCATTTCTGAAGGCTTCGGTATGTCAGAAGCTTCTCCTGTTACATGCTTTAACCCATTAGATCGACCGAGAAAAGCAGGCTCTGTTGGAATGAGTATAAGAAATGTTTTCAATAAAGTCGTAGATCCTGAAGGGAATGAAGTACCAGTTGGTGAAGTAGGAGAGCTTGTCGTTCAAGGGCCTAATGTTATGAAAGGTTATTATAAGATGCCAGAAGAAACAGCTATGACATTAAAAGATGGCTGGCTTTACACTGGTGATATGGCACGCATGGATGATGAGGGTTATTTCTATATCGTTGATCGAAAGAAAGATATGGTAATTGTTGGTGGGTATAACGTTTACCCTCGTGAGGTTGAAGAAATATTATATGGACATCCTGAAGTAATTGAAGCAGCTGTGATTGGAATACCGGATCCGAATTACGGAGAAGCAGTTAAAGCATTTGTTGTAGTGAAGGATAAGACGTTAACTGAAGAATCATTCAAAGAATATTGTGCCGCTCACTTAGCAAAGTACAAAGTTCCATCAGAAATTGAGTTTTTAGAAGAATTGCCAAAGAACACAACTGGGAAGATACTGCGTCGTTCACTACGTGAGCTAGCAACGAATTAAACTCATTAATCATATTTCTATTAAGATCGACTGTATCTAGGTGATAAAGTTTATAAAAAATATTTTAATATTATTAGATTTTTAAAACATATGTAAAAGATAGTACAAGCATTACTTTATATGCTTTTGCTATCTTTTTTTCTTTGGGAAAGTAATGAAGAATAACCAATTGAATATATTTAATACGAAAAGTTGAGGAGGGGAATTATGAATTCTTACGTTAATTATGATAAGTTACTGGAAGGTTACAATAAGGAAATAGAATTGGATGTTAATAATTTAAGTACATATTTTAAAAGGGCACTTCTGTATACAGAGCTCAATGATTATGAAAAGGCATTAGTAGATTATAATACTGTTATAAAGTTAGATTCGGACAATGCCTATGCATACAACAATCGGGCAAACATATATGAACATATTGGAGACTATGAAAGAGCCATAACAAATTATAATAAGTCAATTCAATTAGATGATAGTCATATTCCAGCAATTTTTAATAGAGGGCTTTTATTTGAGGAACTAAGTGAATATGGAAAAGCAATAGCGGACTATAAAAAAGTAGTAGAATTGGATGACAAACATGCCAACGCCTACTATCATATAGCCAATTTAAACATGGAATTAAATGAATTCGAAGAGCTAAGTGATTATGAGCAAGTGATAGCTGATTTTGATAAGGTAATTAAATTAGATGAGTTACACGTTGAGGCATATAATAGTCGGGCAATTCTCTATGAAGAGCTTCAAGATTATGAACAAGCAATAGCTGATTATACTAGAGCAATAGCTATAGATAAGGGTCATATAGGTGCATATTATAATCGAGCAAAACTGTATGAAATGCTTGAAGAATATGAACAATCAATAACCGATTACGATAAACTCATAGACCTTGGTGGAACTAATCTGTATCCATATCAAAAAAAGGCATTTCTATACGTGATGTTAGGTAGCTATCATGAAGCGATAGATGTCTATAATCAAGTTCTTGAACAAGATGTCAATAATATTGATGCAATATTTAGCCGAGCAATCTTATACCATGAACTTAAAAACTATAAGCAAGCCAAGATCGATTATGACAAGGTTATAGAGTTAGATTGCAAACATGTAGATGCTTATTGTAAAAGAGCAGATTTATATGAAGAACTTAATGATTTTGAACAAGCAATAGCTGATTATAGTAAAGTAATTGAACTAGATGGCAGAAATGTAGAGGCTCTTAGTAATAGAGGAATCATGTTTCACAAACGGAATATTCATGAGAAAGCACTATCAGATTATGAAAAAGTGATTCAATTAGATGATAGAAATGTCAAAACACATTATAATCGAGCACTTCTACTGTTTGAACAAAACGAGTATGACAAAGCAAAATCAGGTTATGACAAGGTCTTACAATTAGATGAATTTCATGTAGATGCCTATAATGATCGTGGCATTATACATTACGAGCAAAAAAACTATGACAAAGCATTAGCTGATTATGAAACCGCATTAGAAATAGAGGATCAAGAAGCAAAGGTATATTATAATCGGGCAATTTTGTATAGAGAATTGAAGGAGCTTCAAAAAGCAACAGAAGATTATGAGAAAGCCGTAGCATTGGACTCTTCGCTACCAAAATTAGAGATAAAGTGATTAAATAGTTATTTATGTATCACAATATGACACGATTCTATATTAAAGAAGGCGTCTTTTAAAACAGTTATCGAGAGGAGGAAATATATGATGTCGAAATTACATTTGCCTGTACAATTAGAAACATTTCGTAATCGAATTGAAAAAACGGTTAAACCTTTTATAGAAATATCTGTTGCAAAAGATATAACAACTATTCACCAAAGTAAGTTTGTAGGTAATCCTTATTTACCGAAAGCTATTGAACATCCTAAAGATGAAGAGGGGAAGCCAATGAAGTTATTGGCACAGTTGAACTTTGATGAAATTCCTCACATAGAATTTATGCCCCCAAAAGGGATCCTACAATTTTTTATCTCAGCTGAAGATGATGTAATGGGAATTAACTTTGATAATATGACAAATCAGTCTAACTTTAGAGTGTTATACCATTCTGAGGTTATTAAGGATGAGACATTATTAGTAACGGACTTTTCATATATGGAGAATTTAGATACGGAATATTTCCCAATTGAACATGAGTTGGCGTTATCATTTAGCTTAGAGCATGAGCCGATTTCATATGGTGATTTTAGAAGTAGTGAACTTATAGGAAAGTCCTTCAGTGAGATTATGGGAGAAGATGATGAAGAATTAGAAGATGTGTATGAGCGTTTTTCTGGTGAAGGACATAAAATAGGTGGATATCCTTTCTTTACACAGACTGACCCAAGAGAATATGAACTTAACTTTCAAGAACATAATATCTTATTGTTACAAATAGACACTCATGATGACATGGGAATAATGTGGGGAGATAGTGGGGTTGCTAACTTTTTTATACGGAAGGAAGATTTGAAAAAGTTAGATTTCTCAAATGTGATTTACAATTGGGACTGTCATTAGTTATTGAACACTTAAATAATGTTAGCCCATTAAGAGTATGTTACTAGAAATAATATTCTAATTTGTCTAGAGTAAAATCCTATAATGAACTTTTATCCAATTTATGTACCTACTATTATAAAATAATATCATTTAAATAACGTCTAAAACCTGTTTTGATACATTTTTATCTGAACAGGTTTTTTGCTATATAAGATATTCATCAAAATGAGTTCAAACAACAATGTTTGGAATTGTAACACCAAAACGTTGAAAAGCATAAAGTGATTTGTATAAAAATCGTAATGAATAAGAATAAGTTGGTAGAAAACTATAAAATAAACATTGATATTTTAGTATTATTTTGTATAATTTAATACATGAAAGCATACATGCATAAAAGTATTAAAGAATAATGGGGGATGAGGATATTGAGTAAAAAGTGGTTAAAAGCAATTGGAGCAGCAACACTTAGTTTGTCGTTATTGGCAGGTTGTGGGGCAGCACAAAATGGCAAAGAAGAAGCAACTGCACCGACTTCTGATGGCGGTGGAGAAGCAGCAGAAACATTTACTGTAGGTGTAACTCAAATCGTTGAGCATCCATCATTAGACGCGGCTTTTGAAGGATTTCAAAACGCACTGAAAGAGAATGGTTTAGATGTTGAATATAATGTTCAAATTGCTCAAGGAGATATGAATAACAGTCAAACAATTGCTACCAATTTTGTAGGTGACAACGTGGATTTGATATTTGCAAATTCAACTCCTAGTGCTCAAAGTGCATTGAACGCAACAGATGAAATTCCGATTGTATTTACTTCAGTAACGGATCCAGTTGGAGCAAGTTTAGTAGAAGCAATGGATACACCAGGTGTCAATATTACAGGAACAACAGATACACATCCT comes from the Bacillus solimangrovi genome and includes:
- a CDS encoding fatty acid--CoA ligase family protein, with translation MNLCEQFHLAAEKNPNKDAYVFQGMKGTYKELQQQINAFAASLMESGIKKGDHIGLISANTPQFVISLYGALQAGAVVIPINPIYTAEEIGYILNNGDAKAVISIDKLMPMFDKIDAKLPNVENYIVLETGKMDYSQFLIRDKMKPFSICLQTVVNSGSFPKLSQEDLAVILYTSGTTGKPKGAMLTHGNVYSNAIDVADYLSINENDTVVNVLPMFHVFCLTVALNAPLISGGTLLILPRFSPEEVFATVLENKATVFAGVPTMYNFLLQYAKSSEADFSSIRLCISGGASMPVALLNSFEQKFDVRISEGFGMSEASPVTCFNPLDRPRKAGSVGMSIRNVFNKVVDPEGNEVPVGEVGELVVQGPNVMKGYYKMPEETAMTLKDGWLYTGDMARMDDEGYFYIVDRKKDMVIVGGYNVYPREVEEILYGHPEVIEAAVIGIPDPNYGEAVKAFVVVKDKTLTEESFKEYCAAHLAKYKVPSEIEFLEELPKNTTGKILRRSLRELATN
- a CDS encoding tetratricopeptide repeat protein; the encoded protein is MNSYVNYDKLLEGYNKEIELDVNNLSTYFKRALLYTELNDYEKALVDYNTVIKLDSDNAYAYNNRANIYEHIGDYERAITNYNKSIQLDDSHIPAIFNRGLLFEELSEYGKAIADYKKVVELDDKHANAYYHIANLNMELNEFEELSDYEQVIADFDKVIKLDELHVEAYNSRAILYEELQDYEQAIADYTRAIAIDKGHIGAYYNRAKLYEMLEEYEQSITDYDKLIDLGGTNLYPYQKKAFLYVMLGSYHEAIDVYNQVLEQDVNNIDAIFSRAILYHELKNYKQAKIDYDKVIELDCKHVDAYCKRADLYEELNDFEQAIADYSKVIELDGRNVEALSNRGIMFHKRNIHEKALSDYEKVIQLDDRNVKTHYNRALLLFEQNEYDKAKSGYDKVLQLDEFHVDAYNDRGIIHYEQKNYDKALADYETALEIEDQEAKVYYNRAILYRELKELQKATEDYEKAVALDSSLPKLEIK
- a CDS encoding DinB family protein, coding for MNEESGEDMQSVIDKLSFWINTVPKEFSYMTELEVSERTNPNKWSKKEIIGHLCDSAMNNLERFIKIQYEEQPFIITPYNQEQWVLLQDYENSSIEEVLNLWCSLNKQIIRVIEKIPSEKRSYLCDIGNKQIRTFEWLIEDYLEHMEHHLNNQVFVD
- a CDS encoding YwqG family protein, translating into MSKLHLPVQLETFRNRIEKTVKPFIEISVAKDITTIHQSKFVGNPYLPKAIEHPKDEEGKPMKLLAQLNFDEIPHIEFMPPKGILQFFISAEDDVMGINFDNMTNQSNFRVLYHSEVIKDETLLVTDFSYMENLDTEYFPIEHELALSFSLEHEPISYGDFRSSELIGKSFSEIMGEDDEELEDVYERFSGEGHKIGGYPFFTQTDPREYELNFQEHNILLLQIDTHDDMGIMWGDSGVANFFIRKEDLKKLDFSNVIYNWDCH